Proteins from one Thermococcus sp. M36 genomic window:
- a CDS encoding endoglucanase, producing the protein MRIKPLLVILVVLSALLLGCLREGETIVLTEPGSNRRIDYNGTELIMELNFWNIKTFNGSAEMIYYKSNHTIRFYANLSDIVMKEPQHYVHGYPEVIYGYKPWTGHGTTGKLPEKVRDIGSFRITLEYFLWHERDLPINLAMETWITSEKKAEGVKEGDVELMVWLYSNSLLRPAGSEIKTIQVPMIVNGTLMEAEWEVWLYCNAFPWDLITFRLTEPIKSAKVELDIVPFLSAAEEVFEENPCRVKSFGELYLEDWEIGTEFGSPYKRSASFEWWIYEFDVKMRGGNEPP; encoded by the coding sequence ATGAGGATAAAGCCGCTGCTTGTTATCTTGGTGGTTCTCTCGGCTTTACTGCTCGGCTGTCTGAGGGAAGGGGAAACCATTGTCCTAACCGAGCCCGGCTCAAATAGAAGGATAGACTACAACGGCACCGAGCTTATAATGGAGCTCAACTTTTGGAACATCAAGACGTTCAACGGTAGCGCTGAAATGATTTATTACAAAAGCAACCATACGATAAGGTTTTACGCAAATCTGAGCGATATCGTGATGAAAGAGCCTCAGCACTACGTTCATGGATATCCTGAGGTTATTTACGGCTATAAGCCATGGACTGGGCATGGAACCACTGGAAAGCTCCCAGAAAAAGTAAGGGACATCGGAAGTTTCAGGATAACGTTGGAATACTTCCTCTGGCACGAAAGGGATCTTCCCATAAACTTGGCCATGGAAACGTGGATAACCTCGGAGAAGAAAGCGGAAGGAGTTAAAGAGGGTGACGTGGAGTTGATGGTATGGCTCTACTCAAATTCACTCCTGAGGCCCGCGGGGAGTGAAATTAAGACTATACAGGTCCCGATGATTGTGAACGGTACTTTGATGGAAGCAGAATGGGAAGTGTGGCTCTACTGTAATGCTTTTCCGTGGGATTTGATAACTTTCCGCTTAACGGAACCTATTAAGAGTGCGAAGGTCGAACTTGATATTGTACCATTTTTATCCGCGGCTGAAGAGGTTTTTGAAGAAAACCCCTGCAGAGTTAAAAGCTTTGGGGAGCTTTATCTGGAAGACTGGGAAATTGGAACGGAGTTTGGGAGCCCTTATAAAAGGAGCGCCAGCTTTGAGTGGTGGATATATGAATTCGATGTTAAAATGAGAGGGGGTAATGAACCCCCTTAA
- a CDS encoding cyclic 2,3-diphosphoglycerate synthase, which yields MTEKRRKRVLILGAAGRDFHNFNVFFRDNPEYEVVAFTATQIPDIEGRLYPPELAGELYPNGIPIWSEDDLEKIIKEHNIDIVVFAYSDVSHEHVMHLASRAHSAGADFWLLGPKSTMIKSTKPVIAVTAVRTGCGKSQTSRKVAQILQEMGYKVVAIRHPMPYGDLRKQIVQRFASYEDLDKHECTIEEREEYEPYIDRGMVVYAGVDYEKILREAEKEADIILWDGGNNDFPFYEPDLWIVVTDPHRPGHELKYHPGETNFRAADVIIINKIDTANRDDIQKVRESIEKVNPNAIVIDGASPLYVDKPELIKGKRVLVVEDGPTLTHGGMKYGAGYIAAKKYGAKEIIDPRPYAVGSIIDTYKKYSHLDVILPAMGYGAKQIKELEETINRADADVVIMGTPIDLRRVMKLNKPAVRVRYELEEIGEPKLKDILKEFVEKCEKLKK from the coding sequence ATGACCGAAAAGAGGAGGAAGAGGGTTCTTATTCTTGGAGCCGCCGGAAGGGACTTCCACAACTTCAATGTGTTCTTCCGCGACAACCCAGAGTACGAGGTTGTAGCTTTTACCGCGACCCAGATCCCTGACATCGAGGGCAGACTCTACCCGCCCGAGCTCGCCGGAGAGCTCTATCCGAACGGGATCCCGATATGGAGTGAGGACGACCTTGAGAAGATCATCAAGGAGCACAACATCGATATCGTCGTCTTCGCCTACTCCGACGTCTCCCACGAGCACGTCATGCACCTCGCCAGCAGGGCCCACAGCGCTGGTGCCGACTTCTGGCTCCTCGGTCCAAAGAGCACCATGATAAAGAGCACCAAGCCGGTCATAGCGGTCACCGCCGTCAGAACCGGCTGTGGAAAGAGCCAGACCAGCAGAAAGGTGGCCCAGATCCTCCAGGAAATGGGCTACAAGGTCGTTGCCATCAGACACCCGATGCCCTACGGCGACCTCAGGAAGCAGATCGTCCAGCGCTTCGCCAGCTACGAGGATCTCGACAAGCACGAGTGCACCATCGAGGAGAGGGAAGAGTACGAGCCCTACATCGACAGGGGCATGGTTGTCTATGCAGGCGTTGACTACGAGAAGATCCTCCGCGAGGCCGAGAAAGAAGCTGACATAATCCTCTGGGACGGCGGAAACAACGACTTCCCGTTCTACGAACCAGACCTCTGGATAGTCGTCACCGACCCGCACAGGCCTGGCCACGAGCTCAAGTACCACCCAGGTGAGACCAACTTCAGGGCTGCCGATGTCATAATCATCAACAAGATAGACACCGCCAACAGGGACGACATCCAGAAGGTCAGGGAGAGCATCGAGAAGGTTAACCCGAACGCCATCGTCATCGACGGCGCCTCACCGCTCTACGTGGACAAGCCGGAGCTCATCAAGGGCAAGCGCGTTCTCGTCGTCGAGGACGGTCCGACCCTCACCCACGGCGGCATGAAGTACGGTGCTGGCTACATCGCCGCCAAGAAGTATGGCGCCAAGGAGATAATCGACCCGAGGCCCTATGCCGTCGGCTCAATAATTGACACCTACAAGAAGTACAGCCACCTTGACGTCATCCTGCCGGCTATGGGCTACGGCGCCAAGCAGATCAAGGAGCTTGAGGAGACCATCAACAGGGCTGACGCTGACGTCGTCATCATGGGTACTCCCATCGACCTCCGCCGCGTCATGAAGCTCAACAAGCCGGCCGTCAGGGTCAGGTACGAGCTTGAGGAGATCGGCGAGCCGAAGCTCAAGGACATCCTCAAGGAGTTCGTCGAGAAGTGCGAGAAGCTCAAGAAGTGA
- a CDS encoding PLDc N-terminal domain-containing protein produces MIGEGIFFAMWGFGMVLGILGLIAVVWVIYDVLAKQKRMPDVEKIIWILVAFFLNIIGAIIYYIIVKREHKYEEAGE; encoded by the coding sequence ATGATTGGAGAAGGAATATTTTTCGCCATGTGGGGCTTTGGAATGGTTCTAGGAATCCTCGGCCTTATTGCCGTTGTCTGGGTAATCTACGACGTTCTGGCCAAGCAGAAGAGGATGCCCGATGTTGAGAAGATCATATGGATACTCGTTGCTTTCTTCCTCAACATAATAGGCGCAATAATCTACTACATCATAGTCAAGAGAGAGCACAAGTACGAGGAGGCAGGGGAGTAA
- the psmB gene encoding archaeal proteasome endopeptidase complex subunit beta: protein METKKTGTTTVGIRARDGIILAADTQASLDHMVETLNIKKILPITDRIAITTAGSVGDVQALARMLGAEARYYQFTWGRPLSTRAMANLLSNILNGNKWFPYLVQIIIGGYVEEPTLANLDPLGGLIFDDYTATGSGSPFAIAVLEDGFRKGMDIEEAKELAVRAVRTAGKRDVYTGSRKIQVVTITRDGMKEEFVEFSE from the coding sequence ATGGAAACGAAAAAGACCGGAACCACCACCGTGGGAATAAGGGCCAGGGACGGCATCATCCTGGCGGCCGATACTCAGGCCTCCCTCGACCACATGGTCGAGACCCTCAACATAAAGAAGATCCTCCCAATCACCGACAGGATAGCCATAACCACTGCAGGAAGCGTCGGCGACGTTCAGGCTCTGGCGAGGATGCTGGGGGCGGAAGCGAGGTACTACCAGTTTACCTGGGGCAGGCCCCTGAGCACCAGGGCAATGGCAAACCTGCTGAGCAACATCCTCAACGGGAACAAGTGGTTCCCATACCTTGTCCAGATAATCATCGGCGGCTACGTCGAGGAGCCGACCTTAGCTAATCTAGATCCGCTGGGCGGCCTGATCTTTGACGACTACACCGCGACCGGTTCCGGCAGCCCGTTCGCCATAGCCGTCCTTGAGGACGGTTTCAGAAAGGGCATGGACATAGAAGAGGCCAAGGAGCTGGCGGTAAGGGCAGTTAGAACCGCGGGCAAGAGGGACGTATACACTGGGAGTAGGAAGATACAGGTTGTCACAATAACCCGTGACGGAATGAAGGAGGAGTTCGTCGAGTTCTCGGAGTGA
- a CDS encoding protein cytosolic protein, which translates to MRHRKIVALALSLLIILPILWAIFSTPVEASDYTEVKIAYYRTLPFKEPEARILIPSKGVNTVTVLGMLPNGTPVDLGTYAGKDSIKLDYRRIEKYLQTWEEYLEKTGTDPSLVNPGIVLLGTSHKKDGLKYFVKGVPLNLKEVLKGRSFKVSVANDFRPLLSLKELERLKPLEASAIAGKTAGVDSFPPGSFPEECYPGPYGTSVCFDWVLEEVYDTKDNTVIPLAAAFLNGDVGEIDDVLLREQFRSSRTLGVEIGFSAVAAVDRSGSGANYEAQIAGMVYTLKGTRLWLDNVTRIRGEDIRRPTVVGIGIKGDIALAKYRLYGPYGSLKATMYVVMAQPEIRNGKLIPTWGKEEGAPSRYGGTFRRAMYYIERYWKQGFTVKSKDFIEVNNFQVSQSVSTLPLFSIAAPVLPKLDGPLGTEVYPLLLSAGVGVTKYRSEYALVGITVELEHRYREVSGTFYKSPVRFEYNGNEYWLSSMYADVTVLPQFNPRCDPRTGICPENEENPES; encoded by the coding sequence ATGAGACATAGAAAAATTGTTGCGTTGGCTCTTAGCTTACTGATAATATTGCCTATTCTTTGGGCGATTTTCAGCACGCCGGTTGAGGCGAGCGACTACACGGAGGTTAAGATTGCCTACTATCGAACTCTGCCGTTCAAGGAGCCGGAAGCCAGGATCCTCATTCCGAGCAAAGGCGTGAACACCGTTACCGTCCTTGGAATGCTCCCCAACGGCACACCGGTTGATCTCGGCACTTACGCCGGCAAGGATTCAATCAAGCTGGACTATAGGCGGATTGAGAAATATCTTCAAACCTGGGAGGAATACCTCGAAAAAACCGGAACCGATCCGTCCCTCGTGAATCCGGGAATAGTTCTTCTCGGCACGAGCCACAAAAAAGACGGGCTCAAATATTTTGTGAAGGGCGTGCCCTTGAACCTCAAGGAGGTTCTAAAGGGGAGGAGTTTCAAGGTTTCAGTTGCCAATGACTTTCGCCCCCTACTCTCCCTCAAAGAGCTTGAGCGGCTAAAGCCTCTTGAAGCGAGTGCAATCGCGGGAAAGACAGCTGGCGTTGATTCCTTCCCGCCCGGCTCCTTCCCGGAGGAGTGCTATCCCGGTCCCTACGGCACGTCGGTCTGCTTTGACTGGGTACTCGAAGAGGTCTACGACACAAAGGACAACACCGTAATACCCCTCGCCGCTGCCTTCTTAAACGGGGACGTGGGTGAGATCGACGATGTTCTTCTCAGAGAGCAGTTCAGGTCTTCAAGAACCCTGGGAGTTGAGATAGGATTTTCGGCGGTCGCAGCGGTTGACAGGAGTGGTTCGGGGGCAAACTACGAGGCCCAGATAGCCGGGATGGTGTACACACTCAAAGGAACACGTCTGTGGCTTGATAATGTGACAAGAATTAGGGGAGAAGACATAAGGAGGCCGACTGTAGTCGGAATCGGGATAAAGGGAGACATAGCCCTTGCCAAATATCGCTTGTATGGGCCTTATGGATCATTAAAGGCCACGATGTACGTCGTTATGGCCCAGCCAGAGATAAGGAACGGAAAGCTGATTCCCACGTGGGGCAAGGAGGAAGGGGCACCGTCCAGATACGGTGGGACGTTCAGAAGAGCCATGTACTACATAGAACGCTACTGGAAGCAGGGCTTTACGGTTAAGTCAAAAGACTTCATTGAGGTTAACAATTTCCAAGTCTCTCAGAGCGTATCTACACTACCGCTCTTCAGCATTGCCGCGCCTGTGCTTCCAAAGCTGGACGGCCCACTGGGAACCGAAGTGTATCCGCTGTTGCTTTCGGCTGGTGTTGGAGTGACCAAATACCGCTCCGAGTATGCCCTCGTAGGAATTACAGTGGAGCTCGAACACAGATACAGAGAAGTCTCTGGTACTTTCTACAAGAGTCCAGTTCGCTTTGAGTACAACGGAAACGAATACTGGCTCAGCTCAATGTACGCGGACGTTACAGTACTCCCACAATTCAATCCAAGGTGCGACCCACGTACTGGAATTTGCCCTGAAAATGAAGAAAACCCAGAAAGCTGA
- the thrC gene encoding threonine synthase → MKVHCPACGKIYENPVQRCECGEPVEFETFKGEPYIGKSVWGRFWDFWPVEPALELSLGEGDTPLVKSKLGKDLGIRLHLKNETVNPTWSFKDRGTFLAISYALKAGYKAVGTVSTGNMAASVSAYASRAGLKAKILVSENASDEKLKAVSVYGGEVIRVRGDYGRLYFESLKLGEKLGVYFMNSDNPFRIEGYKGIAFEIAEELSPDYVLIPTSSGGLFRGIAKGFIELHESGLIDAVPTLIAVQAEGCSPICRAFSEGKARIERFESPKTIAKAIANPYPPSGNAVLKLIRDFGWSCVSVSDDEILEAQRKLASEGLFVQPASATGIAALKKMDLPEGAKVVSILTGSGLKTAPHITGGRIVECPLEELENCIRSGS, encoded by the coding sequence ATGAAAGTTCACTGCCCGGCTTGCGGAAAGATCTATGAAAACCCGGTTCAGAGGTGCGAATGCGGTGAGCCGGTGGAGTTTGAGACGTTTAAGGGAGAACCATACATAGGAAAGAGCGTCTGGGGGAGGTTTTGGGACTTCTGGCCGGTGGAACCGGCACTGGAGCTTTCCCTCGGCGAGGGGGACACGCCGCTGGTGAAGTCCAAGCTTGGTAAAGATCTCGGAATCAGACTCCACCTCAAAAACGAGACCGTAAACCCAACCTGGAGCTTCAAGGACAGGGGGACGTTTCTGGCGATCAGCTATGCCCTAAAGGCCGGCTACAAAGCGGTCGGAACGGTATCAACCGGCAACATGGCGGCGAGCGTTTCAGCCTACGCCTCCCGCGCCGGTCTGAAGGCCAAAATCCTCGTCTCTGAAAACGCGAGCGACGAGAAGCTGAAAGCCGTTTCAGTTTACGGCGGTGAGGTCATCAGGGTTCGCGGCGACTACGGGAGGCTCTACTTCGAGAGCCTGAAGCTGGGAGAAAAGCTGGGCGTCTACTTCATGAACTCGGACAATCCCTTCCGGATTGAGGGCTACAAAGGCATAGCCTTCGAGATAGCCGAAGAACTGAGCCCTGACTACGTTCTAATCCCGACCAGCTCGGGAGGTCTCTTCAGGGGAATCGCCAAGGGCTTTATCGAGCTTCACGAGAGCGGGCTCATCGATGCAGTCCCAACCCTCATCGCCGTCCAGGCTGAAGGCTGCTCACCGATATGCAGGGCTTTCAGCGAGGGAAAAGCCAGAATCGAGCGCTTTGAGAGTCCTAAAACGATAGCCAAGGCCATAGCCAACCCCTATCCGCCGAGCGGGAACGCGGTTCTGAAGCTCATACGGGACTTCGGCTGGAGCTGCGTTTCAGTGAGCGACGATGAAATCCTTGAAGCCCAGAGGAAGCTCGCCAGCGAAGGCCTTTTCGTCCAGCCGGCGAGTGCGACAGGCATAGCGGCCCTCAAAAAGATGGACCTGCCAGAGGGCGCGAAGGTCGTTTCAATACTCACAGGTTCCGGCCTGAAGACGGCCCCCCATATCACGGGGGGCAGAATAGTGGAGTGTCCGCTGGAAGAGCTGGAAAACTGCATCAGAAGCGGTTCATAA
- a CDS encoding iron ABC transporter permease: protein MRKWLPALFILSLASLFLGVYIGSVGVSPGDITSSIVYGIKSLLYQQGDSGEKPRYFVIIWELRLPRVLLAYLVGLSLASAGVASQALFRNPLADPYIIGVSAGAGVGAALGAVYAPAHMGTLALISALVSVFIVYTVSRVDGRVPVDTLLLAGIAYGFLASAVTWYLVIIQGERAHITWMWLMGTFNGSGWKEVGEMSVVSLMGVGFLVWKWRELNLVLLGEESIALGLDLHLYRKLFIGVIALLTAFAVSTAGIIGFIGLVSPHIARILLGPNHRNLVPASALFGGTLLVLSDLLARTVARPTELPVGIITAVMGAPFFLYLLMKHKRGELYS from the coding sequence ATGAGGAAGTGGCTACCGGCGCTGTTCATCCTCTCACTAGCCTCACTCTTCCTGGGAGTCTACATCGGTTCGGTCGGTGTGAGCCCCGGAGACATTACCTCCAGCATAGTGTACGGGATAAAATCCCTCCTCTACCAGCAGGGGGACTCCGGTGAGAAACCTAGGTACTTCGTCATCATATGGGAGCTTCGCCTGCCGAGGGTTCTTCTGGCCTACCTTGTCGGACTCAGCCTCGCGAGCGCTGGAGTGGCAAGCCAGGCCCTCTTCCGCAACCCCCTCGCTGATCCGTATATAATAGGTGTCAGCGCAGGGGCGGGAGTGGGGGCCGCGTTGGGGGCCGTGTACGCCCCAGCCCACATGGGGACGCTGGCTCTGATTTCCGCACTCGTTTCTGTTTTTATAGTGTACACGGTCTCAAGGGTGGACGGCCGCGTCCCTGTTGACACCCTCCTGCTGGCGGGAATAGCCTACGGCTTCCTTGCCAGTGCCGTCACGTGGTACCTGGTGATAATCCAAGGGGAGCGGGCCCACATAACCTGGATGTGGCTCATGGGGACGTTCAACGGGTCGGGATGGAAAGAAGTAGGGGAGATGTCCGTGGTGTCCCTCATGGGCGTGGGATTCCTGGTGTGGAAGTGGCGCGAGCTCAACCTGGTACTCCTCGGAGAAGAGAGCATAGCCCTGGGCCTCGACCTTCACCTTTACCGGAAGCTATTTATCGGGGTGATAGCCCTCCTGACAGCCTTTGCAGTCTCGACCGCGGGGATAATCGGGTTTATAGGCCTCGTCAGCCCCCACATAGCCCGCATCCTCCTGGGCCCGAACCACCGGAACCTTGTTCCCGCGAGTGCCCTTTTTGGAGGAACCCTGCTCGTGCTCTCAGACCTCCTGGCGAGAACCGTTGCAAGGCCCACAGAGCTCCCGGTGGGAATAATAACCGCGGTAATGGGTGCGCCCTTCTTCCTCTACCTCCTGATGAAGCACAAGAGGGGTGAGCTGTACTCATGA
- a CDS encoding ABC transporter ATP-binding protein, translating to MKLEVSVSFSYGEREVLRGVEFTAEKGALLAIIGPNGAGKSTLLKCMVGILRPRGYVRFEGRNLLDLRPKERAGLITYVPQSSFPEFAFMIEEFVELGTYATKGDVGEALRKVGLWERRKEPVTSLSGGEYQLALIARALAQGSEVILLDEPTSHLDINHALEIMELLKKMKSEKVVIAVLHDLNLALRYADRLILLHRGRKYWEGEPDSLRPETLAEVYGVRVRIAEVDGHRVVLPELTKV from the coding sequence ATGAAGCTTGAGGTCAGCGTCTCGTTCTCCTACGGGGAGAGGGAGGTGCTCAGAGGGGTCGAGTTCACCGCCGAAAAGGGGGCACTTCTGGCCATAATCGGCCCCAACGGCGCCGGGAAGTCCACCCTCCTGAAGTGCATGGTGGGCATCCTGAGGCCCAGGGGGTACGTCAGGTTCGAGGGGAGAAACCTGCTCGACCTCAGGCCGAAGGAGAGGGCCGGATTGATAACCTACGTGCCCCAGAGCTCGTTCCCGGAGTTTGCATTTATGATAGAAGAGTTCGTTGAGCTGGGGACGTACGCAACGAAAGGGGACGTCGGAGAGGCACTTAGAAAGGTGGGGCTCTGGGAGCGCAGAAAGGAGCCGGTCACCAGTCTCTCGGGCGGGGAGTACCAGCTTGCTCTCATAGCGAGAGCCCTGGCACAGGGGAGCGAAGTAATCCTCCTGGACGAGCCGACCAGCCACCTTGACATAAACCACGCCCTTGAAATAATGGAGCTCCTGAAAAAGATGAAGAGTGAAAAAGTTGTGATAGCGGTTCTCCACGACCTGAACCTAGCTCTGCGCTACGCGGACAGGCTGATCCTCCTTCACAGGGGTAGAAAGTACTGGGAGGGGGAGCCCGACAGCCTGAGGCCTGAGACGCTCGCTGAGGTCTATGGGGTGCGGGTGAGGATAGCCGAGGTGGACGGGCACAGGGTTGTCCTGCCTGAACTCACAAAAGTTTAA
- the rimI gene encoding ribosomal protein S18-alanine N-acetyltransferase, with amino-acid sequence MSVSIQPVGGRVPLPMVVIRPAKLFDIPDIVRIERESFREEYPRGVFLVFLENNPETFLVAEHSGRVVGYVMGYLRPDLEGHIMSIAVDPAYRGKGIGSALLTEVIERLIKKGARYIGLEVRVSNERAIKLYESFGFRKIKRIIGYYADGEDAYYMLLPVDEWGGRN; translated from the coding sequence ATGAGCGTATCCATCCAACCCGTTGGGGGAAGGGTTCCCCTTCCGATGGTCGTCATAAGGCCGGCCAAGCTCTTCGACATCCCGGACATCGTCAGGATAGAGAGGGAGTCCTTCAGGGAGGAGTACCCAAGGGGAGTCTTTCTGGTCTTCCTTGAGAACAACCCCGAGACTTTTCTGGTGGCCGAGCACAGCGGCAGGGTTGTCGGCTACGTCATGGGCTACCTGAGGCCTGACCTTGAGGGCCACATAATGAGCATAGCCGTTGACCCCGCCTACAGGGGCAAAGGCATAGGCTCCGCCCTCCTCACCGAAGTGATCGAAAGGCTCATAAAGAAGGGAGCCAGGTACATAGGCCTGGAGGTTCGCGTGAGCAACGAAAGGGCCATAAAGCTCTATGAGAGCTTCGGCTTTAGGAAGATAAAGAGAATAATCGGTTACTACGCCGATGGCGAGGACGCCTACTACATGCTCCTGCCCGTTGATGAGTGGGGTGGAAGGAATTGA
- a CDS encoding DUF6920 family protein → MEVNGKFVLRDWEGQIVEYNEFNGVTVPSRVNIVWKLETGDFCYDQIEIVDIEYNVPSAY, encoded by the coding sequence ATGGAAGTGAATGGAAAGTTCGTTTTAAGGGATTGGGAGGGGCAGATTGTGGAATATAACGAATTCAACGGCGTTACTGTCCCAAGCAGGGTCAACATAGTCTGGAAACTAGAAACAGGAGATTTCTGCTACGACCAGATTGAGATCGTGGACATTGAGTATAATGTCCCCTCCGCCTACTGA
- a CDS encoding MFS transporter, which yields MRLNRNFWLYAIGRFISQVGWAVQNVALPLYVLDTTKSGAMMSVFLMAGMIPSLILSPIAGVVGDRYNRKAIMVWLDIARGILLLGIVLFGFLNLNALLVAQVLMSIMGTFFGTATSAMFADLVEKDELAKATSTVQSLSIVARISGPLLGGIIYALGGIELAILINGFSFLGSGLFEVFIEYRWQTRKLSNLGEVKKDLLEGVAFLRDNKPLKLIMGYALMINFLLTPALTVVLPYVYRIEIGFTSEQFGALQTAFMVGMLLGNGIIMAKLGSRAEKLLFKALFIEVGLFIVLALLVSPVVAFSASVLFLIFTGMNVVWGASNALVNVPFFTKMQKLVPSELRGRVFSVFELLAQALVPVGVAIAGTALDYFAPYSILLTSGTVGFAVTVYYFLKHEKTIISAGMETGEPVA from the coding sequence ATGAGGCTCAACAGAAACTTCTGGCTCTATGCCATAGGCCGTTTTATTTCTCAGGTTGGGTGGGCTGTGCAGAACGTTGCCCTTCCTCTGTACGTTCTTGATACTACGAAAAGCGGTGCGATGATGAGCGTTTTTCTTATGGCAGGGATGATTCCGAGCCTGATACTCTCCCCAATAGCGGGCGTTGTCGGGGACAGATACAACAGAAAAGCCATTATGGTTTGGCTTGACATAGCCCGAGGTATTCTGCTCCTTGGAATTGTGCTTTTCGGATTTTTGAACTTGAATGCACTTCTGGTGGCACAGGTGTTAATGAGCATAATGGGGACATTCTTCGGAACTGCAACGAGCGCCATGTTTGCAGACCTCGTGGAAAAGGACGAATTGGCCAAGGCAACATCAACAGTCCAGTCGCTCTCAATAGTCGCCAGAATATCCGGGCCCCTTCTGGGTGGAATAATTTACGCCCTTGGTGGCATTGAACTCGCGATACTCATAAACGGGTTCTCTTTCCTTGGCTCGGGACTGTTCGAGGTGTTCATAGAGTACAGATGGCAGACCAGAAAACTCAGTAATCTAGGAGAGGTTAAAAAAGACCTGCTGGAGGGTGTGGCTTTCCTCAGGGACAACAAGCCGTTGAAGCTCATAATGGGCTACGCCCTGATGATAAACTTCCTGCTGACACCCGCGCTGACTGTGGTTCTGCCATACGTGTACAGGATAGAGATAGGATTCACATCGGAACAGTTCGGTGCCCTGCAGACGGCGTTCATGGTTGGAATGCTCTTGGGCAACGGCATCATAATGGCAAAGCTCGGCAGCAGGGCTGAAAAGCTACTGTTCAAAGCGCTCTTTATTGAGGTCGGGTTATTCATAGTGCTGGCTCTCCTCGTCTCCCCAGTGGTAGCGTTTAGTGCATCGGTACTGTTTTTAATCTTCACTGGAATGAATGTCGTATGGGGAGCATCGAACGCACTCGTAAACGTGCCGTTTTTCACGAAAATGCAGAAGCTTGTGCCGAGCGAGCTGAGGGGCAGAGTGTTTTCAGTGTTTGAGCTTCTGGCACAGGCGTTAGTACCAGTAGGTGTGGCAATTGCCGGCACGGCACTCGATTATTTCGCCCCATATTCAATCCTGCTCACATCGGGGACCGTCGGGTTCGCCGTGACGGTGTACTACTTCCTGAAGCACGAGAAGACGATAATCTCCGCAGGGATGGAAACGGGCGAGCCAGTTGCATGA
- a CDS encoding extradiol dioxygenase, with translation MLVGIGLMPHGNPVLNPEDDETKRLAEVLKGIGKAFSKADSYVLISPHNVRMSEHLGIVMAEHLISWLGFDGVELPGEWETDRELAEEIYRKAKERDFPVVDLHFASRSGKYSRWPLSWGELIPLQFLERKPLVLMTPARNLSREMLVKFGETLGDVIEVSGKKAALIISADHGHAHDENGPYGYRKESEEYDGLIMELINENRLDELPKISEELIRKALPDSYWQMLIMLGVMHRVRVKLIESAYACPTYFGMAGALWVRE, from the coding sequence ATGCTCGTCGGGATCGGCCTGATGCCCCACGGGAACCCCGTTCTGAACCCAGAGGATGATGAAACAAAGAGGCTTGCTGAGGTTCTGAAAGGGATTGGAAAAGCTTTTTCTAAAGCAGACTCCTACGTCCTCATAAGCCCCCACAACGTCAGAATGAGCGAGCACCTCGGGATTGTCATGGCGGAGCACCTGATTTCATGGCTCGGCTTCGATGGGGTCGAACTTCCAGGGGAGTGGGAGACCGACAGAGAGCTGGCAGAGGAAATCTACCGGAAAGCCAAGGAGAGAGACTTTCCGGTCGTTGACCTCCACTTCGCCAGCAGGAGCGGGAAGTATTCGAGATGGCCTCTGAGCTGGGGCGAACTCATACCGCTCCAGTTCCTTGAAAGGAAACCACTGGTCCTCATGACCCCGGCGAGGAATCTTAGCAGGGAGATGCTAGTTAAGTTCGGCGAAACGCTTGGAGATGTCATCGAGGTAAGCGGGAAGAAAGCAGCGTTGATAATCAGCGCAGACCACGGACACGCACACGACGAGAACGGCCCCTACGGCTACAGGAAGGAGAGCGAGGAGTACGACGGGCTGATAATGGAGCTGATAAATGAGAACAGGCTTGATGAGCTCCCAAAAATTTCCGAAGAGCTGATAAGGAAAGCTTTGCCAGACAGCTACTGGCAGATGCTGATAATGCTGGGCGTAATGCACCGCGTTAGGGTAAAGCTCATCGAGAGCGCCTACGCCTGTCCAACCTACTTCGGCATGGCGGGGGCGCTTTGGGTGAGGGAATGA